The sequence tctacccaaacaagacaaacaagcaacaaggacacaatcaaccacgtgcaaggatcaatcaataagatgcaatgatgatatgctatgcgggatgcgatgcgggatgcaaaatgcaagatatgacaggaaatgcatgaatctggcctcaacatggaaatccaagtgtgccactggaaagatgatatgaaatcgcttgaaaatgatataaagaacgccggaatcggagttacggtttggaaatggcaagcgattcaaaattggcaccggtctgcgatttacagcaagtaggcatataaatgcaatgagatgaccatgctacagcactcaaacatggcaacaaaatacatggcagggatgcattcaagatgcttaacaaaagtctagcactgagccatggccaattcatccattaaccggttcaaacaagcatggcaaaaacgcaaatggtaaacagatctcagatttagtgaaattaacacttgcctgaaatttcagaccaagtagcactcttcggagcaacaaaataacatgctacaggacctgaacattaCAAAGTAAAACAtatcatggagctactcaaatagcttaacaaaagtcccttagtgaccttgagccaaaagggatcagaaaatatactaacaagcacatgaacatagcaaaaacataatcagttttcagactagtgtgctccataattgcaaacaaagacatggatggatagagcactacaagattaacaaaactcctttactgatcatccttaaaagaggcacggatcactaggaaacaacatgaacatgtggcatcatgagataaacgatcccaggacttggtgaaattactaagtccctgaaaacagagttaccgagtgcaccactttgcaagcttgcactattcaccacacacatcacaaaaatacatgggttgcacctctggaaaagatgacaaaacccttaacaaaacatatgtagagaaTCAGGGCAtctcatgcacacaacaatcatggcaaaaatgacaaatgtctaagatggagtagcagatctgacagttaactcaagtagccctcttttaacagcattttgggcatcaagatgagctcaaatgaaaatgatgcaattgagtaaaatgatgtactctccgagatgaacattttgatatcctatatgcatgaatcgaagctacggatgcaaagttacggggcctcgaacaaGGGCACTTGAATCTGCAATTTCGGGAGTTAGTAAAAAAAACACCACCTAGGGTTACTGTTCACGGATCCCAGATCTAGCTCACATCATTGTTCACGGCGACACGCACTGTAGCAAGTCGAGGACGAGGTCGCCGGACTTGGCAGGGTCATCGCCGGAGATTGCGGGGAGGACGGCGGAGGGCTGCGGGGTCCCGGACTTGACGGCGCCGACGGCTTGGACacctcgggcggcgcgggcgaggcCGGACCCGGGCGGCGCGGCGGACTCCGGCTACCGGAGCGGCGGGGTAGACGAGGtggagcggcggaggcggcggggcgcggcgccGGCTGCGGGGaagaggaggcgggcggcggcgcggcaaatctgggccgcgggggccccggatgggcctcgcgggcctcggcggcggtggcggcggcgcgccACGTGGCTGCTTGCCACTGGTGCGGGAGGGCGGCGGACGGAGTGTCTGGCGCGGGCGAACAATGTCCGGCGCGTCGgaggggatttttagggtttcggaggtaggaggagatccgaaaatcgAGGGAATTTTAAATAGGCACAGGaagagctaggagagtccaaatgaggtgcggttttcggccacgcgatcgtgatcgaacactctagatcatgcagcagagttaggtgggttttgggccgaattggaggggtgttgggctgcaacacacacgaggccttttcggtccctcggttgaccgttggagtatcaaacgaagtccaaatgatacgaaacttgacaggcggtctaccggtagtaaaccaaggccgcttggcaagtctcggtccaatcaggaaatgtttaatccccacacacgaaaaaaagctagaaatgaccaccggaggagaacgaagcgccggaatgcaaaatggacaacggggaaaatgctcgaatgcatgagacgaacacgtatgcaaatgcaatgcacatgatggcatgatatgagatgcatgacaatgaaaacaacacacgaagacaaagacccgaacccgagaaaataaatataacttgacgctggaaacggcaagagttggagtacaaattggaaaagttatatccggggtgttacccAAACCCCCCTGGGTACAAGACAGCCGACCAGCTCCAGCAGATAGCCAAAACAACGGTTCCTAACAAGCTGGACCCTGTGGTGGCTCTTGCACATGAGATTGACAATCTCAGAGAAGTATGGCATGCTGCACCGGCTGTAAGCTTTAGTTGCAATCTCATCAATGGTGGCCTTTGTTGTGGTTGGGTCAATCCTTGCTCTCTGCTGCAAAAATATATAGAAGGTAAAAAGGTGTATGAATTTATTTGAGCtggaaaactataaaaaaatggaaccCCAACTgatgaaaaaaaaagaaaaagtaGTGATGTACCTTCTTTTTTCGTTCCAAAAGAGCTTCCCGTCGTTCTTTCCTTTGAGCACTCTTACTCAGCTGGCGgaaggaaaaacaaaaaaatccATTAGGTTGGGGGCAAGAAAAAAAGGCAACAATTCATGCATTATCTATTTTTTAAACAATAAAAACAAGAAAAAAGAAAAGTGAATATTTATAGATAAAGTGATACACACCGAAGTCAGAACTTCTTCATACAGCAAACCCTCTGATGCTTCAGTGTCAGTGATCTCGACATCATAGCCTCTCTCTTCTAAATCAGTATCTTCAACACACTTATCTCTGCCTTCTTCATTTCTATCACTCCCAGGTTTCCCTCCTTCAACTTCAAAAACTGTACCTGTGTGCGGCTGTATTAAAAAAGTGCATATGATACATTAGTGTTGCAAGTAACTTCTATCTCTTGGAACATACTCTAGGCCAAAAAATATAAACAGCAAATACAACACACATATGTTCCAGGTAACTTCCTTCTTTGCTCATGCTTACAGAAAAACAAAAGCAGTAGACATTGTAAGCATACAAAGGGTGGTTGCATTTAACAT is a genomic window of Triticum urartu cultivar G1812 unplaced genomic scaffold, Tu2.1 TuUngrouped_contig_670, whole genome shotgun sequence containing:
- the LOC125530982 gene encoding uncharacterized protein LOC125530982; its protein translation is MKESKDLTRDCLNNVPHTGTVFEVEGGKPGSDRNEEGRDKCVEDTDLEERGYDVEITDTEASEGLLYEEVLTSLSKSAQRKERREALLERKKKQRARIDPTTTKATIDEIATKAYSRCSMPYFSEIVNLMCKSHHRVQLVRNRCFGYLLELVGCLVPRGVW